A window from Mycolicibacterium tokaiense encodes these proteins:
- a CDS encoding DUF6779 domain-containing protein, producing the protein MTVLSRGARARRGGRRPGWALLTVLLILAIGASCALVFTDRVELLRLAVLLALWAAVVAAFVSVIYRRQSDTDAAKVRDLKHVYDLQLDREISARREYELSVEAHLRRELSAELRAQQADEVAALRAELAALRTNLEILFDTDLAHRPALETDRSYQPPKPDRVASSRIYPETPPEPAESPIIDVPEEPLTQQSRGPEDGYRGSHRRLSDETTWIPPVRPGPPPQVSAPPPPTPRPAPPQERQQERQAPRPVPRQAPPTQQSAPTPAPEPKAPPVQKAPPEPQVPPAPPVQKAPPEPQPEHTPEPPRRGRHSGTGGADDADAGPEVPRGRHYAPAAEVPTAPPSRHRGPDSEDESASGGQSVAELLARLQAANTGSGGRRRRRED; encoded by the coding sequence ACGGTGTTGCTGATCCTGGCCATCGGGGCCAGCTGCGCACTGGTGTTCACCGATCGTGTCGAGTTGTTGCGTCTGGCGGTTCTTCTCGCGCTGTGGGCCGCGGTGGTGGCGGCCTTCGTATCCGTGATCTACCGGCGCCAGAGTGACACCGATGCGGCCAAGGTCCGAGACCTCAAGCACGTCTACGACCTGCAGTTGGACCGGGAGATCTCGGCGCGGCGCGAATACGAGCTGAGCGTGGAGGCGCATCTGCGCCGCGAACTCTCTGCCGAGCTGCGCGCGCAGCAGGCCGATGAGGTGGCCGCGCTGCGTGCCGAATTAGCCGCTCTGAGAACGAATTTGGAGATCCTGTTCGACACCGACCTGGCGCACCGCCCGGCGCTGGAGACCGACCGCAGCTATCAACCGCCCAAGCCGGACCGGGTGGCCAGCAGCCGGATCTACCCCGAAACCCCTCCTGAACCCGCCGAGAGCCCGATCATCGACGTTCCCGAGGAGCCGCTGACGCAGCAGTCGCGCGGGCCCGAGGACGGCTACCGCGGTTCGCACCGGCGCTTGAGCGATGAGACCACGTGGATCCCGCCGGTGCGGCCCGGGCCGCCGCCGCAGGTCTCCGCACCACCCCCGCCGACTCCGAGGCCGGCCCCGCCGCAGGAACGTCAGCAGGAACGTCAGGCGCCCCGGCCCGTTCCGAGGCAGGCGCCGCCGACTCAGCAGAGCGCACCCACCCCCGCGCCCGAGCCGAAGGCTCCGCCCGTGCAGAAAGCTCCCCCCGAGCCGCAGGTCCCGCCCGCGCCGCCCGTGCAGAAAGCTCCGCCTGAGCCGCAGCCCGAGCACACCCCCGAGCCGCCACGCCGTGGCCGGCATTCCGGCACCGGCGGTGCAGATGACGCCGACGCCGGACCCGAGGTGCCCCGCGGACGGCACTACGCGCCGGCAGCGGAGGTACCCACCGCACCGCCGTCGCGACACCGTGGCCCGGATTCCGAGGACGAGAGCGCCTCCGGCGGGCAGTCGGTGGCCGAACTGCTGGCCAGGCTGCAGGCAGCCAACACCGGTAGCGGTGGCCGTCGCCGCAGACGAGAGGACTGA
- a CDS encoding Rossmann-like and DUF2520 domain-containing protein has translation MGTPNGLRPARLKVGIISAGRVGTALGVALESAEHVVVACSGISSASRLRAERRLPDTPVLPVDDVARAAELLILAVPDTELAALVAGLAATSAVSRGAIVVHTSGANGVGVLAPLAAQGCVPLAIHPAMTFTGADEDIDRLPGTCFGITAADEIGYAIAASLVLEVGGEPFRVREDARALYHAALAHASNHLVTVLADALEALRAAIAGQELLGQELVVEQPGGLAERVIAPLARAALENTLQRGQAALTGPVARGDAAAIKAHLSALAEVDPELAQAYRVMSLRTAHRAHAPEEVFEVLNR, from the coding sequence ATGGGGACCCCCAACGGGTTGCGCCCGGCCCGGCTCAAGGTCGGCATCATCTCCGCCGGCCGGGTCGGTACCGCACTCGGCGTCGCGCTGGAGAGCGCCGAGCACGTGGTCGTCGCCTGCAGCGGCATCTCGAGCGCGTCGCGCCTGCGTGCTGAACGTCGGTTGCCCGATACCCCCGTGCTGCCGGTCGACGACGTCGCCCGTGCGGCCGAGCTGTTGATCCTGGCGGTGCCCGACACCGAACTCGCCGCTCTGGTGGCCGGCCTGGCCGCCACGTCGGCGGTGTCACGCGGCGCCATCGTGGTGCACACCTCCGGCGCCAACGGCGTGGGCGTGCTGGCACCGCTGGCGGCGCAGGGCTGTGTGCCGCTGGCCATCCACCCGGCCATGACCTTCACCGGGGCAGACGAGGACATCGACCGTCTGCCGGGCACGTGCTTCGGGATCACTGCGGCCGATGAGATCGGCTATGCCATCGCCGCGTCGCTGGTGCTCGAGGTCGGTGGGGAGCCCTTCCGGGTCCGCGAGGACGCCCGTGCGCTCTATCACGCGGCGCTGGCGCATGCGAGCAACCACCTGGTCACCGTGCTCGCCGACGCGCTGGAAGCCCTGCGGGCGGCCATCGCCGGCCAGGAGTTGCTGGGCCAGGAACTGGTGGTCGAACAGCCGGGCGGGCTGGCCGAGCGGGTGATTGCCCCGCTGGCCCGGGCGGCACTGGAGAACACCCTGCAGCGGGGTCAGGCCGCCCTCACCGGCCCGGTGGCGCGCGGCGACGCCGCGGCGATCAAGGCCCACCTGTCCGCGCTGGCCGAAGTCGATCCCGAACTGGCACAGGCCTATCGCGTGATGTCGCTGCGCACCGCGCACCGGGCACACGCCCCCGAGGAGGTATTCGAGGTGCTCAACAGGTGA
- the panC gene encoding pantoate--beta-alanine ligase, producing MAKPPAFTAGQLNVYTAPQAVTDVTKALRHIGRRIMLVPTMGALHDGHLSLVRAAKKVPGAVVVVSIFVNPLQFGAGEDLDAYPRTLDADLELLRGEDVEIAFTPTAALMYPDGPRTSVHPGPLGAELEGASRPTHFAGMLTVVLKLLQIVGPDRAFFGEKDYQQLVLIRQMVADLNVDTRIVGVPIVREADGLAMSSRNRYLDAEQREQAGALSAALLAGMYAASGGAEAAIDSARAVLDEVPAIDVDYLEVRGTWLEKNPAPGTGRMLIAGRLGGTRLLDNIAIELGNAAGAQGEYAGADQHRELPWRN from the coding sequence ATGGCGAAACCGCCGGCGTTCACGGCCGGCCAGCTCAACGTCTACACCGCGCCGCAGGCGGTGACCGATGTGACCAAGGCCCTGCGGCACATCGGCCGCAGGATCATGCTGGTGCCCACCATGGGCGCCCTGCATGACGGGCACCTGTCGTTGGTGCGCGCGGCCAAGAAGGTGCCGGGCGCAGTGGTGGTGGTGTCCATCTTCGTCAACCCACTGCAGTTCGGCGCCGGCGAAGATCTCGACGCCTACCCGCGCACCCTCGACGCGGACCTCGAACTGCTGCGCGGCGAGGACGTCGAGATCGCCTTCACCCCGACTGCTGCGCTGATGTACCCGGATGGTCCGCGCACGTCGGTGCACCCGGGTCCGCTCGGCGCTGAGCTCGAAGGAGCTTCGCGGCCAACCCATTTCGCCGGCATGCTGACCGTGGTGCTGAAATTGCTGCAGATCGTGGGGCCGGACCGGGCGTTCTTCGGGGAGAAGGACTACCAGCAACTGGTGCTGATCCGGCAGATGGTCGCCGATCTGAACGTCGACACCCGCATCGTGGGAGTACCGATCGTGCGCGAAGCCGATGGGCTGGCCATGTCCTCGCGCAACCGCTATCTCGACGCCGAGCAACGCGAGCAGGCCGGGGCGCTGTCGGCGGCTCTGCTGGCGGGCATGTATGCCGCCTCCGGCGGTGCCGAGGCGGCCATCGACTCCGCCCGGGCGGTGCTCGACGAGGTGCCGGCGATCGACGTCGACTACCTGGAGGTGCGCGGCACCTGGCTGGAGAAGAACCCGGCTCCCGGCACCGGCCGGATGCTGATCGCGGGTCGGTTGGGCGGCACTCGACTGCTGGACAACATCGCGATCGAACTGGGCAACGCCGCCGGCGCCCAGGGTGAGTACGCCGGGGCCGATCAGCACCGCGAACTGCCCTGGAGGAACTGA
- a CDS encoding type III pantothenate kinase: MLLAIDVRNTHTFVGLIAGSGDHAKVVQHWRIRTEAEVTADELALTIDGLIGDDSDQLTGVVSLSTVPSVLHEVRVMLGQYWPTVAHVLIEPGIRTGVPLLVDNPKEVGADRIVNCLAAFHKHQRPAIVVDFGSSICVDVVSAKGEFLGGAIAPGIQVSSDAAAARSAALRRVELTRPRSVIGKNTVECMQSGAVFGFAGLVDGLIGRIRSDIEGFGGNDVVVVATGHTAPLLLPDLRTEAVLDRHLTLDGLRLVYERNRDHQRKLRSAT, encoded by the coding sequence GTGCTGCTGGCCATCGACGTTCGCAACACCCACACCTTCGTCGGCCTCATCGCCGGTTCCGGGGACCATGCAAAAGTGGTCCAGCACTGGAGGATCCGTACCGAAGCCGAGGTGACGGCCGACGAGCTGGCGTTGACGATCGACGGGCTGATCGGTGACGACTCCGATCAGCTCACGGGGGTGGTCAGCCTGTCCACGGTGCCGTCGGTGCTGCACGAGGTCCGGGTGATGCTGGGCCAGTACTGGCCGACGGTCGCCCATGTGCTGATCGAGCCCGGTATCCGTACCGGCGTGCCGTTGCTGGTGGACAATCCGAAAGAGGTGGGTGCCGACCGGATCGTCAACTGTCTGGCCGCATTTCACAAGCACCAGCGACCGGCCATCGTGGTGGACTTCGGCTCGTCGATCTGTGTCGACGTGGTGTCGGCCAAGGGGGAGTTCCTCGGCGGAGCCATCGCCCCGGGTATCCAGGTGTCCTCCGACGCCGCGGCCGCCAGGTCGGCGGCGCTGCGCCGGGTGGAGCTCACCCGGCCGCGTTCGGTCATCGGCAAGAACACCGTGGAGTGCATGCAGTCCGGTGCGGTGTTCGGTTTCGCCGGTCTGGTGGACGGATTGATCGGCCGGATCCGCAGTGACATCGAGGGTTTCGGGGGTAACGACGTGGTGGTGGTGGCCACCGGGCACACGGCACCGCTGCTGTTGCCCGATCTGCGCACCGAGGCCGTGCTGGACCGTCACCTGACCCTCGACGGACTGCGGCTGGTGTACGAGCGCAACCGGGACCACCAACGCAAACTGCGTTCGGCCACCTAG
- a CDS encoding alanine racemase — protein sequence MNPPIDAAAVAALADRPVDPRFKGLPAAWAGRTPAEIVAAAPDLFIDGPLAPVCVLDEPALSHNLAAMARWCTEHGVQLAPHGKTHMSPQLLARQFAAGATAVTAATISQVRIYRAFGVREVILANQLVDPAGLRWLATELDTYPEFRAVCWVDSVAGVALMDRELAGTARRLDVCVEVGASGGRTGCRSAADADAVARAVSASAQLRLVGVAGYEAALGQDVSEPARSVIAGYLSTLRDAVVRLAPLIQADDILVTAGGSTHFDLVAQLLTRWPAGLRVRTVLRSGCYLTHDEGLYLRSSPLTRHDPAGLRPALSVWARVLSAPEPGLVLAGLGRRDVSFDAGLPVPHTPAGAQVSALNDQHAFVRVPADAAPAVGDWMQFGISHPCTTFDKWPMIPVLDAEHRVVDLVRTFF from the coding sequence GTGAACCCGCCCATCGACGCCGCAGCCGTAGCCGCCCTCGCCGACCGACCGGTCGACCCGCGGTTCAAGGGCCTGCCCGCAGCGTGGGCGGGGCGTACGCCCGCCGAGATCGTGGCGGCGGCGCCGGATCTGTTCATCGACGGCCCGCTGGCACCGGTGTGCGTCCTGGACGAGCCTGCGCTGTCGCACAATCTGGCGGCCATGGCCCGGTGGTGTACCGAGCACGGTGTGCAGCTGGCTCCGCACGGCAAGACCCACATGTCACCACAGCTGCTGGCCCGTCAGTTCGCCGCCGGCGCCACCGCGGTGACCGCTGCGACCATCAGTCAGGTGCGCATCTACCGCGCGTTCGGCGTGCGGGAGGTGATTCTGGCCAATCAGTTGGTGGATCCGGCCGGATTGCGTTGGCTGGCAACCGAACTCGACACCTATCCGGAATTCCGGGCGGTGTGCTGGGTGGATTCGGTCGCCGGGGTGGCGCTGATGGACCGCGAGCTGGCCGGGACCGCGCGGCGACTCGACGTGTGCGTCGAGGTGGGGGCAAGCGGCGGCCGGACCGGGTGCCGCAGCGCGGCCGACGCGGACGCGGTGGCGCGGGCGGTGTCGGCGTCGGCGCAGCTGCGCCTGGTGGGGGTGGCCGGATACGAAGCGGCACTGGGGCAGGACGTCTCCGAACCGGCCCGCTCCGTGATCGCCGGCTACCTGTCGACGCTGCGCGATGCCGTGGTGCGACTGGCCCCGCTGATCCAGGCCGACGACATCCTGGTCACCGCCGGGGGCAGCACGCATTTCGACCTGGTGGCCCAACTGCTCACCCGGTGGCCGGCGGGCCTGCGGGTGCGCACAGTCCTGCGCAGCGGCTGCTACCTCACCCATGACGAGGGCCTGTACCTGCGGAGCTCACCGCTGACCCGCCACGACCCCGCGGGACTGCGACCGGCACTGAGTGTGTGGGCCCGAGTCCTGTCCGCCCCGGAACCCGGTCTGGTCCTGGCCGGCCTGGGCCGCCGCGACGTGTCCTTCGACGCAGGCCTGCCGGTGCCGCACACACCGGCGGGGGCACAGGTGAGCGCCCTAAACGACCAGCACGCCTTCGTCCGGGTGCCCGCCGACGCCGCGCCCGCGGTGGGCGACTGGATGCAGTTCGGCATCTCGCACCCCTGCACCACCTTCGACAAGTGGCCGATGATCCCGGTGCTCGACGCCGAACATCGCGTGGTGGATCTGGTGCGAACCTTCTTCTGA
- the lysS gene encoding lysine--tRNA ligase, producing the protein MDPADDSDDLPEQFRIRQAKRERLLAAGVDPYPVEVRRTHTLAQIRAAYPELAADTATGDVVGVAGRVVFARNSGKLCFATLQDGDGTHLQVMISFNEVGQESLDAWKSDVDLGDIVFVQGEVISSRRGELSVLADSWNLAAKALRPLPVAHKEMNEESRVRQRYVDLIVRPQARTVARQRIAVVRAVRSALERRDFLEVETPMLQTQAGGAAARPFVTHSNALDADLYLRIAPELFLKRCVVGGLDKVFELNRNFRNEGADSTHSPEFSMLETYQAYGTYDDSAVVTREVIQEVADAAIGTRQLPLPDGSIYDIDGDWTSISMYPSLSEALGQEITPETPADELWAIAERLELELPRDKGYGHGKLVEELWEHLVGDHLWAPTFVRDFPVETTPLTRQHRSIAGVTEKWDLYVRGFELATGYSELIDPIVQRERFAAQARAAAAGDDEAMVLDEDFLAAMEYAMPPTTGTGMGIDRLLMALTGLSIRETVLFPIVRRQS; encoded by the coding sequence ATCGACCCCGCCGACGACTCCGACGACCTCCCCGAACAGTTCCGGATCCGACAGGCCAAGCGGGAACGTCTGCTCGCCGCGGGGGTGGACCCCTATCCCGTCGAGGTCAGGCGCACCCACACCCTGGCGCAGATCCGCGCCGCCTATCCGGAGCTGGCGGCCGACACCGCCACCGGCGACGTCGTCGGGGTGGCGGGCCGGGTGGTGTTCGCGCGCAATTCCGGCAAGCTCTGTTTCGCCACGCTGCAGGACGGTGACGGCACCCACCTGCAGGTGATGATCAGTTTCAACGAGGTGGGGCAGGAGTCCCTGGACGCCTGGAAGAGCGACGTCGACCTCGGCGACATCGTCTTCGTCCAGGGTGAGGTGATCAGCTCGAGGCGCGGGGAACTCTCGGTGCTCGCAGACAGCTGGAACCTGGCCGCCAAGGCTTTGCGGCCACTGCCGGTGGCGCACAAGGAGATGAACGAGGAGTCCCGGGTACGTCAGCGCTACGTCGACCTCATCGTCCGCCCCCAGGCCCGCACGGTGGCCCGCCAGCGCATCGCCGTGGTTCGGGCGGTGCGGTCGGCGTTGGAGCGGCGCGACTTCCTCGAAGTCGAGACACCGATGCTGCAGACCCAGGCCGGCGGGGCGGCTGCCCGGCCGTTCGTCACCCACTCCAACGCCCTCGACGCAGATCTGTATCTGCGTATCGCCCCCGAACTGTTTTTGAAGCGGTGCGTCGTTGGTGGGCTGGACAAGGTGTTCGAGCTGAATCGGAACTTCCGAAACGAAGGCGCGGATTCCACGCATTCCCCGGAATTCTCGATGCTCGAGACATACCAGGCATATGGAACTTATGACGATTCCGCGGTCGTCACCCGCGAAGTAATTCAGGAAGTCGCCGACGCGGCCATCGGAACCCGGCAACTGCCACTGCCCGATGGCAGCATCTACGATATCGACGGGGATTGGACATCGATTTCGATGTACCCCTCCCTGTCGGAGGCGCTGGGCCAGGAGATCACACCGGAAACTCCCGCCGACGAACTGTGGGCAATTGCGGAGCGGCTCGAGCTCGAACTGCCCAGGGACAAGGGCTACGGTCACGGCAAGTTGGTCGAGGAATTGTGGGAGCACCTGGTTGGCGACCATCTGTGGGCCCCGACGTTCGTCCGCGACTTCCCGGTCGAGACAACACCTCTGACCAGGCAACACCGCAGCATCGCTGGAGTCACGGAGAAGTGGGACCTCTATGTCCGCGGATTCGAATTGGCCACGGGCTATTCGGAGTTGATCGATCCGATCGTGCAACGCGAGCGATTCGCCGCCCAGGCGCGTGCCGCCGCGGCCGGTGATGACGAGGCGATGGTGCTGGACGAGGATTTTCTGGCCGCCATGGAATATGCGATGCCGCCCACCACCGGAACGGGAATGGGTATCGATCGCCTGTTGATGGCCTTAACCGGGCTGTCCATTCGTGAGACGGTTTTGTTCCCGATTGTCCGACGGCAGAGCTAG
- the lsr2 gene encoding histone-like nucleoid-structuring protein Lsr2: MAKKVTVTLVDDFDGEGAADETVEFAIDGVTYEIDLSNKNATKLRNALKPWVEASRRVGGRRRGRATAPGKGRGAIDREQSAAIREWARRNGHNVSTRGRIPADVIDAFHAAT; encoded by the coding sequence ATGGCGAAAAAAGTAACCGTCACCTTGGTCGATGATTTTGATGGTGAGGGTGCCGCCGACGAAACTGTCGAATTCGCGATCGATGGCGTGACATACGAGATCGACCTCTCGAATAAAAACGCCACAAAGCTGCGTAATGCGCTCAAGCCGTGGGTGGAGGCCAGCCGTCGCGTCGGGGGCCGCCGCCGCGGCCGCGCCACCGCTCCCGGCAAGGGGCGCGGTGCCATCGACCGCGAGCAGAGCGCCGCCATCCGGGAGTGGGCCCGCCGCAACGGACACAACGTGTCGACGCGCGGCCGCATCCCCGCCGACGTCATCGACGCGTTCCACGCGGCCACGTAA
- the clpC1 gene encoding ATP-dependent protease ATP-binding subunit ClpC yields the protein MFERFTDRARRVVVLAQEEARMLNHNYIGTEHILLGLIHEGEGVAAKSLESLGISLEGVRSQVEEIIGQGQQAPSGHIPFTPRAKKVLELSLREALQLGHNYIGTEHILLGLIREGEGVAAQVLVKLGAELTRVRQQVIQLLSGYQGKETAEAGTGGRGGEAGNPSTSLVLDQFGRNLTAAAMEGKLDPVIGREKEIERVMQVLSRRTKNNPVLIGEPGVGKTAVVEGLAQAIVHGDVPETLKDKQLYTLDLGSLVAGSRYRGDFEERLKKVLKEINTRGDIILFIDELHTLVGAGAAEGAIDAASILKPKLARGELQTIGATTLDEYRKYIEKDAALERRFQPVQVGEPTVEHTILILKGLRDRYEAHHRVSITDGAIAAAATLADRYINDRFLPDKAIDLIDEAGARMRIRRMTAPPDLREFDEKIADARREKESAIDAQDFEKAANLRDREKQLVAQRAEREKQWRSGDLDVVAEVDDEQIAEVLGNWTGIPVFKLTEEETTRLLRMEDELHKRIIGQEDAVKAVSKAIRRTRAGLKDPKRPSGSFIFAGPSGVGKTELSKALANFLFGDDDALIQIDMGEFHDRFTASRLFGAPPGYVGYEEGGQLTEKVRRKPFSVVLFDEIEKAHQEIYNTLLQVLEDGRLTDGQGRTVDFKNTVLIFTSNLGTSDISKAVGLGFSSGGGENNYERMKLKVNDELKKHFRPEFLNRIDDIIVFHQLTQDEIIAMVDLMIGRVGKQLAAKDMTMELTPRAKSLLAKRGFDPVLGARPLRRTIQREIEDQLSEKILFDEVGPGQNVTVDVENWDGEGAGEDARFTFHGAPKTAAEPDLAATAAE from the coding sequence ATGTTCGAGAGATTCACCGACCGTGCCCGTCGGGTCGTCGTCCTGGCTCAAGAAGAAGCCCGGATGCTGAACCACAACTACATCGGTACCGAGCACATCCTGTTGGGACTTATCCACGAGGGCGAGGGCGTAGCCGCCAAGTCGCTCGAGTCGCTGGGCATCTCCCTGGAGGGAGTGCGCAGTCAGGTCGAAGAGATCATCGGCCAAGGTCAGCAGGCGCCGTCCGGTCACATTCCGTTCACCCCCCGCGCCAAGAAGGTGCTCGAGCTGTCGCTGCGTGAGGCGCTGCAGCTCGGCCACAACTACATCGGCACCGAGCACATCCTGCTCGGGTTGATCCGCGAGGGTGAGGGCGTGGCTGCCCAGGTGCTGGTCAAGCTGGGAGCCGAGCTGACGCGGGTGCGCCAACAGGTCATCCAGCTGCTGTCCGGCTACCAGGGCAAGGAGACCGCCGAGGCCGGCACCGGTGGCCGCGGTGGCGAGGCGGGCAATCCGTCGACGTCACTGGTCCTCGACCAGTTCGGCCGCAACCTCACCGCCGCCGCCATGGAAGGCAAGCTCGATCCGGTCATCGGCCGTGAGAAGGAAATCGAGCGCGTCATGCAGGTGCTGAGCCGGCGCACCAAGAACAACCCGGTGCTGATCGGTGAGCCCGGCGTCGGCAAGACCGCCGTGGTGGAGGGCCTGGCCCAGGCCATCGTGCACGGCGACGTGCCAGAGACGCTGAAGGACAAGCAGCTCTACACCCTGGACCTCGGGTCCCTGGTGGCGGGCAGCCGCTACCGCGGTGATTTCGAGGAGCGCCTCAAGAAGGTGCTCAAGGAGATCAACACCCGCGGCGACATCATCCTGTTCATCGACGAGCTGCACACGCTCGTGGGTGCAGGTGCGGCCGAGGGGGCCATCGACGCCGCCTCGATCCTGAAGCCGAAGCTGGCCCGCGGTGAGCTGCAGACCATCGGCGCCACCACCCTCGACGAGTACCGCAAGTACATCGAGAAGGACGCCGCCCTGGAACGCCGCTTCCAGCCGGTGCAGGTGGGCGAGCCGACGGTCGAGCACACCATCTTGATCCTCAAGGGTCTGCGCGACCGCTACGAGGCACACCACCGGGTCTCGATCACCGACGGTGCCATCGCCGCCGCGGCCACCTTGGCCGACCGCTACATCAACGACCGGTTCCTGCCGGACAAGGCGATCGACCTGATCGACGAGGCCGGTGCCCGGATGCGCATCCGCCGGATGACCGCTCCGCCAGACCTGCGCGAGTTCGACGAGAAGATCGCCGATGCCCGCCGGGAGAAGGAATCGGCCATCGACGCCCAGGACTTCGAGAAGGCCGCGAACCTCCGCGACCGCGAGAAGCAGCTGGTGGCGCAGCGCGCCGAGCGCGAGAAGCAGTGGCGCTCCGGTGATCTCGATGTGGTCGCCGAGGTCGATGACGAGCAGATCGCCGAGGTGCTGGGCAACTGGACCGGCATCCCGGTCTTCAAGCTCACCGAGGAGGAGACCACCCGTCTGCTCCGCATGGAAGACGAGCTGCACAAGCGGATCATCGGTCAGGAAGACGCGGTCAAGGCTGTTTCCAAGGCCATCCGCCGCACCCGCGCCGGCCTGAAAGACCCGAAGCGTCCGTCCGGTTCGTTCATCTTCGCCGGCCCGTCCGGTGTGGGTAAGACCGAGCTGTCCAAGGCGCTGGCCAACTTCCTGTTCGGCGACGACGACGCGCTCATCCAGATCGACATGGGCGAGTTCCACGACCGCTTCACCGCGTCGCGGCTGTTCGGTGCCCCTCCCGGGTACGTCGGCTACGAAGAGGGCGGCCAGCTCACCGAGAAGGTGCGCCGCAAGCCGTTCTCGGTGGTGCTGTTCGACGAGATCGAGAAGGCACACCAGGAGATCTACAACACCCTGTTGCAGGTCCTGGAGGACGGTCGTCTCACCGACGGCCAGGGTCGCACGGTCGACTTCAAGAACACCGTGCTGATCTTCACCTCGAACCTGGGCACCTCCGACATCTCGAAGGCGGTGGGCCTCGGCTTCTCCTCGGGTGGCGGTGAGAACAACTACGAGCGGATGAAGCTCAAGGTCAACGACGAGCTCAAGAAGCACTTCCGGCCGGAGTTCCTCAACCGCATCGACGACATCATCGTCTTCCACCAGCTGACTCAGGACGAGATCATCGCGATGGTGGACCTGATGATCGGCCGGGTCGGCAAGCAGCTCGCGGCCAAGGACATGACCATGGAGCTGACGCCCAGGGCCAAGTCGCTACTGGCCAAGCGTGGTTTCGACCCGGTGCTGGGCGCGCGGCCGCTGCGTCGCACCATCCAGCGCGAGATCGAGGACCAGCTCTCGGAGAAGATCCTCTTCGACGAGGTCGGTCCCGGCCAGAACGTCACCGTCGACGTCGAGAACTGGGACGGCGAGGGGGCCGGGGAAGACGCTCGGTTCACCTTCCACGGTGCGCCGAAGACGGCTGCCGAGCCTGATCTGGCGGCGACCGCCGCCGAGTAG
- a CDS encoding CbtB domain-containing protein has protein sequence MTSPEAHRGKAPAIDFSATKAALWLSLTAFFALLVLYFIGMDQGATSVFGANTAIHEFVHDARHLLGFPCH, from the coding sequence ATGACTTCACCAGAGGCTCACCGGGGCAAAGCTCCGGCCATCGATTTCTCGGCCACCAAGGCGGCGCTGTGGCTGTCGCTGACGGCGTTCTTCGCTCTGCTGGTGCTCTATTTCATCGGCATGGACCAGGGGGCGACGTCGGTATTCGGCGCCAACACCGCCATCCACGAGTTCGTGCACGACGCGCGCCACCTCCTCGGCTTCCCCTGCCACTGA
- a CDS encoding CbtA family protein produces MEKQIIGRGVLAGFVAGILAFVFARIFVEPQIEQAIAYEDGIGAAHEAMENAAGVAAHSHGADGGGFTRSVQMNIGMGLGVLLFSLAIAALFAVVFAVAYGRVGDVSARLLSLYIAGGMLLSLYIVPALKYPASPPALSLDETIQQRTLLYLAMVVLSGALLVGAVLLGRSWVPKFGIWNATLAAGAAYLAAVAVVMLILPTIDETPGPLVDDAGVIVYEGFPADVLYEFRLYSLGTQVVIYAAIGLVFAALVSRLLDGKRQDALR; encoded by the coding sequence ATGGAAAAGCAGATCATCGGGCGCGGCGTGCTGGCAGGGTTCGTGGCCGGCATCCTGGCCTTCGTGTTCGCGCGGATCTTCGTGGAACCGCAGATCGAGCAGGCCATCGCATACGAGGACGGCATCGGCGCCGCCCACGAGGCCATGGAGAACGCGGCCGGGGTGGCCGCTCACAGTCACGGTGCCGACGGCGGCGGGTTCACCCGGTCCGTCCAGATGAACATCGGGATGGGCCTGGGTGTGCTGCTGTTCAGCCTGGCCATCGCCGCGCTGTTCGCGGTGGTGTTCGCGGTGGCCTATGGCCGCGTCGGCGACGTCTCGGCCCGGCTGCTGTCGCTGTACATTGCGGGCGGCATGCTGCTCAGCCTGTACATCGTCCCAGCGCTGAAGTATCCGGCGAGCCCGCCGGCGCTGAGCCTGGACGAGACCATCCAGCAGCGCACCCTGCTGTATCTGGCGATGGTGGTGCTCTCCGGGGCCCTGCTGGTCGGTGCGGTGCTGCTGGGTCGCAGCTGGGTGCCGAAGTTCGGGATCTGGAACGCAACGCTGGCAGCCGGGGCCGCTTACCTCGCGGCGGTGGCCGTGGTGATGCTCATCCTGCCGACCATCGACGAGACGCCGGGTCCGCTGGTCGACGACGCGGGTGTCATCGTCTACGAGGGCTTTCCGGCCGACGTGCTCTACGAGTTCCGGCTGTACTCCCTGGGGACCCAGGTGGTGATCTACGCCGCCATCGGACTGGTGTTCGCCGCGCTGGTGTCCAGGCTGCTGGACGGTAAGCGGCAGGACGCGCTGCGGTAG